Proteins encoded by one window of Puntigrus tetrazona isolate hp1 chromosome 17, ASM1883169v1, whole genome shotgun sequence:
- the cldn23l gene encoding claudin-23, which yields MHTPASMLMGVVFAPLGLVLVFTAAITPQWREGQARLGAAGRAGATELLLLRSDGLWESCLQVVHSEVKECWPVSGSYQRDARVRMVQGMVLSSLFLCGAGIVLASVGVRCWTDIPLRSVAAAGGLLVALAGVLSLAALGVYTHNLSKLGIEVDSTVSETQGLNVHKPPRLTLHPAGSLYFGWVGAWVQVLGGAALLFGFKSMKCSFCHKQRLKDSAEMYEVNC from the coding sequence ATGCACACTCCAGCGTCCATGCTGATGGGGGTGGTGTTCGCTCCCTTGGGCCTTGTGCTGGTGTTCACTGCAGCGATCACGCCCCAGTGGAGGGAGGGACAGGCGCGGTTGGGTGCAGCAGGGCGTGCCGGAGCAACCGAGCTCCTCCTACTTCGCTCGGATGGCCTATGGGAGAGCTGCCTGCAGGTGGTGCACTCCGAAGTCAAAGAGTGCTGGCCCGTGTCGGGGTCCTACCAACGGGATGCTCGGGTTCGAATGGTTCAGGGGATGGTGCTGTCGTCTCTTTTCTTGTGCGGCGCTGGGATTGTCCTCGCCAGCGTGGGTGTCCGCTGCTGGACTGATATCCCACTTAGGAGCGTAGCGGCAGCTGGTGGCCTGCTGGTGGCGCTGGCGGGTGTGCTCAGTCTGGCTGCGTTAGGAGTTTATACTCATAATCTTTCCAAGCTGGGGATCGAGGTGGATTCAACAGTGTCAGAGACGCAAGGACTCAACGTACACAAGCCACCCCGACTAACGTTACACCCGGCCGGGTCGCTCTATTTCGGGTGGGTGGGAGCCTGGGTGCAGGTGCTAGGAGGAGCCGCTCTGCTTTTTGGATTTAAAAGCATGAAGTGTTCGTTCTGCCATAAGCAGAGACTCAAAGACAGTGCAGAGATGTATGAGGTGAACTGTTAG